The Branchiostoma floridae strain S238N-H82 chromosome 17, Bfl_VNyyK, whole genome shotgun sequence genome has a window encoding:
- the LOC118404609 gene encoding steryl-sulfatase-like (The sequence of the model RefSeq protein was modified relative to this genomic sequence to represent the inferred CDS: added 95 bases not found in genome assembly) encodes MKHDRSWTTMSTAVLVLMLASCLEPSLGEGDGGKVDTKPNFLLFMVDDLGMGDVGCFGNTSIRTPNIDRIAKNGVKLTQHLAASAVCTPSRAAFLTGRYPIRSGMAPSGQMRVIPFLASPGGLPANETTFATILKQAGYDTALVGKWHQGVSCSNRNDFCHHPLNHGFNHFYGLPLGNVRDCGINVGTVMRTKPAEQVISIVIAITVLLLSVAFLKLYGVVYYNWRSYCNFVGLWVGLILLGFFFLRSFRTLNCVLMRNKDVVEQPFNLETLTPRFTEEAVAFLRERKDVPFLLYVAYSKVHTALATAERFRGKSQHGSYGDNVEEMDWSVGEIMKTLDELGLTENTFVYLSSDNGGHIEEVSAKGEVHGGWNGIYKGGKAQGGMEGGIRVPTVLQWPGKLPAGSQISE; translated from the exons ATGAAACACGACCGATCTTGGACGACCATGTCCACAGCAGTGCTGGTCCTGATGCTGGCATCCTGTCTGGAGCCGTCGCTCGGGGAGGGAGACGGCGGGAAAGTCGACACAAAGCCCAACTTTCTTCTGTTCATGGTGGATGATTTGGGGATGGGAGATGTGGGGTGCTTCGGAAACACATCGATAAG GACCCCCAATATTGATCGCATTGCCAAGAATGGTGTGAAACTGACGCAACACCTCGCTGCCTCTGCCGTCTGTACCCCCAGCAGAGCCGCCTTCCTGACGGGACGCTACCCCATACGCTCAG GAATGGCACCATCAGGACAGATGAGGGTTATACCATTCCTAGCCTCACCAGGGGGGTTACCAGCAAATGAAACCACCTTCGCAACGATACTGAAACAGGCTGGCTATGATACAGCACTTGTAG GAAAGTGGCATCAAGGCGTGAGCTGCTCCAATAGGAATGACTTTTGCCACCATCCGCTGAACCACGGCTTCAACCACTTCTATGGTCTACCACTCGGGAACGTACGTGACTGCGGAATCAACGTGGGCACTGTCATGAGGACCAAACCTGCCGAACAAGTCATCAGCATCGTCATAGCGATCACCGTGCTCCTTCTCTCCGTTGCATTCTTGAAGTTGTACGGAGTCGTGTACTACAACTGGAGAAGCTACTGCAACTTCGTCGGACTCTGGGTGGGGCTTATTCTCCTTGGCTTCTTTTTCTTAAGAAGCTTCCGCACCTTGAACTGCGTCTTGATGAGAAACAAGGACGTCGTCGAGCAGCCCTTCAACTTGGAAACCTTGACGCCGCGATTCACAGAAGAAGCCGTGGCATTCCTACGCGAGAGAAAGGACGTCCCTTTCCTGCTGTATGTGGCGTACTCCAAGGTTCACACGGCGCTGGCGACAGCGGAAAGATTTCGCGGGAAAAGTCAGCACGGTAGCTACGGGGACAACGTAGAGGAGATGGATTGGAGCGTTGGGGAGATCATGAAGACGCTGGATGAACTGGGGCTGACGGAGAACACGTTTGTGTATTTGTCCTCTGACAACGGGGGGCATATAGAAGAGGTATCAGCCAAGGGGGAGGTGCATGGAGGATGGAACGGCATTTACAAAGG